A stretch of Nitrospirota bacterium DNA encodes these proteins:
- a CDS encoding VIT1/CCC1 transporter family protein, whose amino-acid sequence MNILHKYHQEDWHTPEGKMLRDVIFGLNDGLVTSIGFVSGVTGAVFQNKVIVLTGIAQIIAGGIAMFIGAYLSNKSQEEFFLKEIAREKREIKEIPEIEKQEIRDIYSDMGFLPDEVEMIVKRITSDEKLWVRFMMREELGILEEEMKSPVKAGMIMGGTFMLGGVFPLFPYFFIQNTFMALKVSIFVSALVFFTIGVGKSTLTKTHWFKSGVQVTFLGGLAALVGFLIGKGIGMFIT is encoded by the coding sequence ATGAATATTTTACATAAATACCATCAAGAGGATTGGCATACCCCTGAAGGAAAAATGCTTCGGGATGTCATCTTCGGACTGAATGACGGATTGGTGACCTCAATCGGTTTTGTTTCGGGTGTCACGGGCGCGGTATTCCAGAATAAGGTTATTGTATTAACGGGAATCGCCCAGATCATCGCCGGTGGTATTGCCATGTTTATTGGGGCCTATTTATCTAACAAATCACAGGAAGAGTTTTTCCTAAAGGAAATTGCCAGGGAAAAGAGAGAAATAAAGGAAATTCCTGAGATCGAAAAACAGGAGATCAGGGATATTTACAGCGATATGGGGTTTTTACCCGACGAAGTCGAAATGATTGTCAAACGAATTACCTCGGATGAAAAACTTTGGGTTCGTTTCATGATGAGAGAGGAGTTAGGAATCCTGGAAGAGGAGATGAAGAGTCCGGTGAAAGCCGGTATGATTATGGGCGGAACATTCATGCTTGGCGGGGTATTCCCGTTATTTCCTTATTTTTTTATTCAAAATACTTTCATGGCTCTAAAGGTCAGTATTTTTGTTTCCGCTTTAGTTTTCTTTACAATTGGCGTTGGGAAATCGACCCTGACTAAAACCCACTGGTTTAAAAGCGGGGTGCAAGTGACCTTCCTGGGAGGATTGGCGGCTCTGGTTGGCTTTCTGATCGGGA